In Nonomuraea sp. NBC_00507, the following are encoded in one genomic region:
- the mutM gene encoding bifunctional DNA-formamidopyrimidine glycosylase/DNA-(apurinic or apyrimidinic site) lyase: MPELPEVEVVRRGLAQWVAGREIAEAEVFHPRAIRRHVPGADEFAARLKGRAVVSAERRGKYLWLPLSRAEEALMAHLGMSGQLLVVDQDAPPEKHLRVRLRFEDGGPDLRFVDQRTFGHVMITSLVGGVPEPISHIAPDPFEPAFDEAEFTRRLRAKHTEIKRALLDQSLISGVGNIYADEALWIAKLHWARPTHTLTRPKIHELLAAVRTVMAAALHQGGTSFDSLYVNVNGESGYFDRSLEVYGRRDLPCSRCGTPIRREAFMNRSSYSCPTCQPRPRPAR, from the coding sequence TTGCCGGAGTTGCCGGAGGTCGAGGTCGTCAGGCGCGGTCTCGCGCAGTGGGTCGCCGGCCGCGAGATCGCGGAGGCGGAGGTGTTCCACCCTCGCGCCATCAGGCGTCACGTGCCCGGGGCCGACGAGTTCGCCGCGCGGCTCAAGGGCCGCGCGGTGGTGTCCGCCGAGCGCCGCGGCAAATACCTGTGGCTGCCGCTGTCCAGGGCGGAGGAGGCCCTCATGGCCCACCTGGGGATGAGCGGCCAGCTGCTCGTCGTGGACCAGGACGCGCCGCCGGAGAAGCACCTGCGGGTACGCCTCCGCTTCGAGGACGGTGGCCCTGACCTGCGTTTCGTCGACCAGCGGACGTTCGGCCACGTCATGATCACCTCCCTGGTGGGCGGCGTGCCCGAGCCGATCTCGCACATCGCCCCCGACCCGTTCGAGCCGGCGTTCGACGAGGCCGAGTTCACCCGCAGGCTCAGGGCCAAGCACACCGAGATCAAACGGGCGCTGCTCGACCAGTCGCTGATCAGCGGCGTCGGCAATATCTACGCCGACGAGGCACTGTGGATCGCCAAGCTGCACTGGGCCCGCCCCACGCACACGCTCACCCGCCCCAAGATCCACGAGCTGCTCGCCGCCGTCCGCACGGTCATGGCCGCCGCCCTGCACCAGGGCGGCACGTCGTTCGACAGCCTCTACGTCAACGTCAACGGGGAGAGCGGCTACTTCGACCGCTCCTTGGAGGTCTACGGGCGCCGTGACCTGCCGTGCTCCCGCTGCGGCACCCCGATCAGGCGGGAGGCGTTCATGAACCGGTCGTCCTACTCCTGCCCCACCTGCCAGCCACGGCCGCGGCCAGCACGCTGA
- a CDS encoding MFS transporter, whose product MTTTLVSAPVRARWIAVSSLALGTFTLVTSEMLPVGLLTSIAADLGVSAGTAGLTMSAPGLVAAVSAPVLAVATRRLDRRTVLLGLMALLAVANLAGALAPSYPLMLAARVITGVSIGGFWAFAAGLGTRLAPERHVGRATSIILSGVSVASVLGVPAATFVSSFAGWRTAFAAMGVLALALLALLAATVPPLPGEAHGARAGRVSGPLKVALVLTVLIVSGHFAAYTYVRPFLEEVAHAGPALVSTALLVYGAAGVLGNFAAGARAARNPQPVLITLAALMALATAALPLIGLPLPALVVWGLGYGGVGVTLQLWIMREGGGELGTALFVAAFNASIALGSFAGGRIVDGVSISAVMGVAAALSVLAAAVAGRWGRSRTTGS is encoded by the coding sequence ATGACGACAACCCTTGTCTCCGCCCCTGTGCGGGCGCGCTGGATCGCCGTGTCCTCGCTGGCGCTGGGCACCTTCACGCTCGTGACCAGCGAGATGCTGCCTGTCGGCCTGTTGACCTCGATCGCCGCCGACCTCGGCGTGTCCGCCGGCACGGCCGGGCTCACGATGTCGGCGCCCGGGCTGGTCGCCGCGGTCTCCGCCCCCGTGCTGGCGGTCGCCACCCGCCGGTTGGACCGCCGTACCGTGCTGCTCGGGCTGATGGCGCTGCTGGCGGTGGCCAACCTGGCGGGCGCGCTGGCGCCGAGCTATCCGCTCATGCTGGCGGCCCGGGTGATCACCGGGGTGAGCATCGGCGGCTTCTGGGCGTTCGCGGCCGGGCTCGGGACGCGGCTGGCGCCGGAGCGGCACGTCGGGCGGGCCACATCGATCATCCTGTCCGGGGTGTCGGTGGCGTCGGTGCTGGGAGTGCCGGCGGCGACGTTCGTCTCGTCGTTCGCGGGCTGGCGCACGGCATTCGCGGCGATGGGCGTGCTCGCCCTGGCCCTGCTCGCACTGCTGGCCGCGACGGTGCCGCCGTTGCCGGGCGAGGCCCACGGCGCCCGGGCCGGGCGGGTCTCCGGGCCGCTGAAGGTCGCCCTGGTCCTGACGGTCCTGATCGTGTCCGGCCACTTCGCGGCCTACACCTATGTCCGTCCGTTCCTGGAGGAGGTGGCGCACGCCGGTCCCGCGCTCGTGAGCACGGCGTTGCTGGTGTACGGGGCCGCGGGCGTGCTCGGCAACTTCGCCGCCGGTGCCCGGGCGGCCAGGAACCCCCAGCCGGTCCTGATCACGCTGGCCGCCCTCATGGCCCTGGCCACGGCGGCGCTGCCGCTGATCGGCCTGCCGCTGCCCGCGCTCGTGGTGTGGGGGCTCGGCTACGGCGGCGTGGGCGTCACCCTGCAGCTGTGGATCATGCGGGAGGGCGGAGGCGAGCTGGGCACGGCGCTGTTCGTCGCCGCTTTCAACGCCTCCATCGCGCTCGGCTCGTTCGCCGGCGGCCGGATCGTGGACGGTGTGTCGATCTCCGCGGTGATGGGGGTGGCAGCCGCGCTCAGCGTGCTGGCCGCGGCCGTGGCTGGCAGGTGGGGCAGGAGTAGGACGACCGGTTCATGA
- a CDS encoding LysR family transcriptional regulator has protein sequence MDFRELECFVVLSEELHFARTAERLYLSPGRVSQLVRSLETRIGGRLFDRTSRHVHLTPLGERFLANLRPSYDGLANALSRAKAAAREVTGVLRVGFLATPTDAVTGSVRAFEGRHPECEAELVEIPLSDPFSRLRAGQVDVAFTLLPVDEPDLATGAVLNRVSYRLGLSTRHPLAARARIDAEDLASVPLIGVEGPAPRWWRERVAPSVTPSGRPIPRAGAVATTQEGLTQVALDRGGMLFCTPTAAHHERPDISFVPVTGLPPSILGLAWVKAAETAAVRAFDEAAAGHALGVEALVA, from the coding sequence ATGGACTTCAGGGAGCTGGAGTGCTTCGTGGTGCTCAGCGAGGAGCTGCACTTCGCGCGTACGGCTGAACGCCTCTACCTGTCGCCGGGTCGGGTGAGCCAGCTCGTGCGCTCTCTGGAGACCAGGATCGGCGGCAGGCTCTTCGACCGCACCAGCCGGCATGTCCACCTGACACCCCTCGGTGAACGTTTCCTGGCCAATCTGAGGCCCTCCTACGACGGTCTGGCGAACGCCCTGAGCCGCGCCAAGGCGGCCGCCCGCGAGGTGACCGGCGTGCTGCGGGTCGGCTTCCTGGCCACGCCCACGGACGCCGTCACGGGCAGCGTACGGGCCTTCGAGGGCCGCCACCCGGAGTGCGAGGCGGAGCTGGTCGAGATCCCGCTCTCCGACCCATTCAGCAGGTTGCGGGCCGGGCAGGTCGACGTCGCGTTCACGCTGCTGCCGGTGGACGAGCCCGACCTGGCCACGGGCGCGGTGCTGAACCGGGTCTCCTACCGGCTCGGCCTCTCCACCCGCCACCCGCTGGCGGCCCGCGCGCGTATCGACGCCGAGGACCTGGCCTCCGTGCCGTTGATCGGTGTGGAGGGACCGGCCCCGCGCTGGTGGCGCGAGCGGGTCGCGCCCTCCGTGACCCCTTCCGGACGTCCGATTCCCCGTGCCGGCGCGGTCGCCACCACCCAGGAGGGCCTCACCCAGGTTGCGCTGGACCGGGGCGGCATGCTCTTCTGCACGCCCACCGCGGCCCACCACGAGCGTCCCGACATAAGCTTCGTCCCCGTCACCGGACTGCCTCCGTCGATCTTGGGGCTGGCTTGGGTGAAGGCGGCGGAGACGGCCGCGGTCAGGGCGTTCGACGAGGCGGCGGCGGGGCACGCGCTCGGGGTGGAGGCCCTGGTGGCCTGA
- a CDS encoding acylphosphatase, which yields MQENSENVRLTAWVRGRVQGVGFRWWTRARALELGLAGWARNTEDGRVEVVAEGPRESCVKLLELLRGCDTPGRVDGVVERWNEPRGSLGGFVER from the coding sequence ATGCAGGAAAATTCGGAAAACGTCAGGCTGACGGCGTGGGTACGGGGGAGAGTCCAGGGTGTGGGGTTCCGCTGGTGGACCCGAGCCAGGGCCTTGGAGCTAGGTCTGGCGGGCTGGGCGCGTAACACCGAGGACGGCCGGGTGGAGGTCGTCGCGGAGGGGCCGCGTGAGAGCTGCGTCAAGCTGCTGGAGCTGCTCAGAGGTTGCGACACGCCGGGCAGGGTCGATGGAGTAGTAGAACGCTGGAACGAACCCCGAGGTAGTTTGGGCGGTTTTGTGGAGCGGTAG
- a CDS encoding AAA family ATPase, whose protein sequence is MYLKTLTLRGFKSFASATALRFEPGITCVVGPNGSGKSNVVDALAWVMGEHSAKSLRGGKMEDVIFAGTSSRPPLGRAEVTLTIDNSDGALPIDYTEVTISRLMFRSGQSEYAINGDTCRLLDIQELLSDSGIGREMHVIVGQGQLDAVLHAGPEDRRAFIEEAAGVLKHRKRKEKALRKLDAMQANLTRVQDLATELRRQLKPLGRQAEIARKAAVIQADLRDARLRLLADDLGILRATLEREAADEAAIMARRNQVEAELAETQQREAALESAETEAQPRLAAAQETYFRLSSLRERITGLEQLAAERRRHALDAAAIERRGRDPEDLEREAAEVREQELVLKAELEHAQELLEDAVQRRADSEAELSAEEQRLALAARAAADRREGLAKLRGQVDSVRSRARAAEEEIGRLQQAVADAADRERQAMEDLETQRREEPAVDPALAEELATAQAVVEEAKAVADEAGLAAEEAKSALDAPRAALQAAKSGVGTARSADQEAQRSVAALIARRDALELGLAKGDGGAALLDADLAGVLGPLAASMQVTPGAELAVAAILGQVTEAIVVKSLDTAVEALELLRTGGAGQATLLVALNGGAQDEHTAALGTGPDGDDAVTAAGGDALTAAAGDPSERRAGEAYGAVRRPRAAAPEGGEWVADLVTVPDHLRPALDHVLEGVVVVAGLDTARELVDRHPHLKAVTRAGDVVGAHLASGGSEGGTSVLQVRAALDEAVRDLERAEARAEETAAGLDEAIGLEQRAQTALEAAQAQVSEAQTAVTTAQAGVSAAQGTLDQVRARQREADQRTAAAAQRLAQLEAAANAARAEAERLAGSVTKAEEARAEGQEELAELEIRLAEAEYAQELESEPTTDLRDELASACEVARQREMDTRLQVRTAEERVKGIEGRADGLVRAAQRERHERAQAAAQRARRRRQAAVAESVSKGAKQVLRALAESVRLAARERDEADLARVAVDAELKQVRLRVRELGQELDKLVNRVHGSEVARTEQRLRLEQLEQRAMDEFGVEVEALISEYGPEVPIPGDPPVPYVREEQEKRARAAERQMNQLGKVNPLALEEFAALEERHAFLTSQLEDLKKTRRDLLTVVKEVDDRVEQMFAAAYEDVAREFEQIFTRVFPGGDGRLVLTDPNDMLTTGIEVEARPPGKKVKRLSLLSGGERSLTAVAFLISIFKARPSPFYVMDEVEAALDDTNTQRLLTLFEELRQSSQLIVITHNKRTMEIADALYGVSMRGDGVTQVVSQRLRERESA, encoded by the coding sequence TTGTATTTGAAGACCCTCACCCTGCGCGGCTTCAAGTCCTTCGCCTCCGCCACCGCCCTGAGGTTCGAGCCGGGCATCACCTGCGTGGTCGGCCCCAACGGCTCCGGCAAGTCCAACGTCGTCGACGCCCTGGCCTGGGTCATGGGCGAGCACAGCGCCAAGTCGCTGCGTGGTGGGAAGATGGAGGACGTGATCTTCGCCGGCACCTCGTCCCGGCCCCCGCTGGGACGTGCCGAGGTGACGCTGACCATCGACAACTCCGACGGCGCACTGCCCATCGACTACACCGAGGTCACGATCAGCCGGCTGATGTTCCGGTCGGGGCAGAGCGAATACGCCATCAACGGCGACACGTGCCGCCTGTTGGACATCCAGGAGCTGCTGTCCGACTCGGGCATCGGCCGCGAGATGCACGTGATCGTCGGGCAGGGCCAGCTCGACGCCGTCCTCCACGCGGGGCCTGAGGACCGGCGGGCGTTCATCGAAGAGGCCGCCGGCGTGCTCAAGCACCGCAAGCGCAAGGAAAAGGCGCTGCGCAAGCTGGACGCCATGCAGGCCAACCTGACCCGCGTCCAGGACCTCGCCACCGAGCTGCGCCGCCAGCTCAAGCCGCTGGGACGCCAGGCGGAGATCGCCCGCAAGGCCGCCGTCATCCAGGCCGACCTGCGGGACGCCAGGCTGCGGCTGCTGGCCGACGACCTGGGCATCCTGCGGGCGACGCTGGAGCGCGAGGCCGCCGACGAGGCCGCGATCATGGCCAGGCGCAACCAGGTGGAGGCCGAGCTGGCCGAGACCCAGCAGCGCGAGGCGGCGCTGGAGAGCGCCGAGACCGAGGCCCAGCCCAGGCTGGCGGCGGCTCAGGAGACGTACTTCAGGCTCTCGTCGCTGCGCGAGCGCATCACTGGCCTGGAGCAGCTCGCCGCCGAGCGCCGCCGGCACGCGCTGGACGCCGCCGCCATCGAGCGCCGCGGCCGGGACCCCGAGGATCTCGAACGGGAGGCGGCCGAGGTGCGCGAGCAGGAGCTCGTGCTCAAGGCCGAACTGGAGCACGCCCAGGAGCTGCTGGAGGATGCCGTCCAGCGGCGGGCCGACTCCGAGGCCGAGCTGAGCGCCGAGGAGCAGCGGCTCGCGCTGGCCGCCAGGGCCGCCGCCGACCGCCGCGAGGGGCTGGCCAAGCTGCGCGGCCAGGTCGATTCCGTACGGAGCCGGGCCAGGGCCGCCGAGGAGGAGATCGGCCGGCTCCAGCAGGCCGTGGCCGACGCGGCCGATCGCGAGCGGCAGGCCATGGAGGACCTCGAAACGCAGCGGCGGGAGGAGCCCGCGGTCGATCCCGCCCTCGCCGAGGAGCTGGCCACGGCGCAGGCCGTGGTCGAGGAGGCCAAGGCCGTCGCCGACGAGGCCGGACTCGCGGCGGAGGAGGCCAAGTCCGCGCTGGACGCGCCGCGTGCCGCGCTCCAGGCCGCCAAGTCGGGGGTCGGGACCGCCCGCTCCGCCGACCAGGAGGCCCAGCGGTCGGTGGCCGCCCTGATCGCTCGCCGGGACGCGCTGGAGCTGGGGCTGGCCAAGGGCGACGGCGGCGCGGCCCTGCTGGATGCGGACCTGGCCGGGGTGCTCGGCCCGCTGGCCGCCTCGATGCAGGTCACGCCGGGGGCCGAGCTGGCGGTGGCGGCCATCCTGGGACAGGTCACCGAGGCCATCGTCGTCAAGAGCTTGGACACGGCCGTCGAGGCGCTGGAGTTGCTGCGCACGGGAGGCGCCGGCCAGGCGACCCTCTTGGTGGCGCTCAACGGTGGCGCACAGGACGAGCACACGGCGGCTCTCGGCACCGGCCCGGACGGCGACGACGCGGTGACTGCCGCGGGCGGCGACGCGCTGACCGCCGCGGCCGGCGACCCGTCGGAGCGCCGCGCCGGCGAGGCGTACGGCGCGGTCCGGCGTCCGCGTGCGGCGGCGCCAGAGGGCGGCGAGTGGGTGGCCGACCTCGTCACCGTGCCCGACCATCTGCGCCCCGCCCTCGACCACGTGCTTGAGGGCGTCGTGGTCGTGGCGGGCCTGGACACCGCCCGCGAGCTGGTCGACCGGCACCCTCACCTGAAGGCCGTCACCAGGGCGGGTGACGTGGTCGGGGCACACCTGGCCAGCGGCGGGTCCGAGGGCGGCACCTCCGTGCTGCAGGTGCGGGCCGCGCTCGATGAGGCCGTCAGAGACCTGGAGCGGGCTGAGGCGAGGGCCGAGGAGACCGCCGCGGGCCTGGACGAGGCGATCGGCCTCGAGCAGCGCGCCCAGACGGCGCTGGAGGCCGCCCAGGCGCAGGTGAGCGAGGCCCAGACCGCCGTCACCACCGCCCAGGCCGGCGTCAGCGCGGCCCAGGGCACGCTGGACCAGGTCAGGGCCCGCCAGCGGGAGGCCGACCAGCGCACCGCCGCGGCCGCCCAGCGCCTGGCCCAGCTCGAGGCGGCCGCCAACGCTGCCCGCGCCGAGGCCGAGCGGCTGGCAGGCAGCGTCACGAAGGCGGAGGAGGCCCGCGCCGAGGGCCAGGAGGAGCTGGCCGAGCTGGAGATCCGCCTGGCCGAGGCCGAATACGCCCAAGAGCTGGAGTCCGAGCCCACCACCGACCTGCGCGACGAGCTGGCGAGCGCCTGCGAGGTGGCAAGGCAGCGGGAGATGGACACCCGGCTCCAGGTGCGCACCGCGGAAGAACGCGTCAAGGGCATCGAGGGCCGCGCCGACGGCCTGGTGCGGGCCGCACAGCGTGAACGCCACGAACGCGCCCAGGCGGCCGCCCAGCGCGCCAGGCGCAGGCGGCAGGCGGCGGTGGCCGAGTCGGTCAGCAAGGGCGCCAAGCAGGTGCTCAGGGCCCTGGCCGAGTCCGTCCGGCTCGCCGCCAGGGAGCGCGACGAGGCCGACCTGGCCAGGGTGGCCGTCGACGCGGAGCTCAAGCAGGTGCGCCTGCGGGTCCGCGAGCTCGGCCAGGAGCTGGACAAGCTGGTCAACCGCGTGCACGGCAGCGAGGTAGCCCGCACCGAGCAGCGCCTGCGGCTGGAGCAGCTGGAGCAGCGGGCGATGGACGAGTTCGGGGTCGAGGTCGAGGCGCTGATCTCCGAGTACGGCCCCGAGGTCCCGATCCCCGGCGACCCGCCCGTCCCCTACGTGCGCGAGGAGCAGGAAAAGCGGGCCAGGGCCGCCGAACGGCAGATGAACCAGCTGGGCAAGGTCAACCCGCTCGCGCTGGAGGAGTTCGCGGCGCTGGAGGAGCGGCACGCCTTCCTCACCTCGCAGCTGGAGGACCTCAAGAAGACCAGGCGTGACCTGCTGACCGTGGTCAAGGAGGTCGACGACCGCGTCGAGCAGATGTTCGCCGCCGCGTACGAGGACGTGGCCCGCGAGTTCGAGCAGATCTTCACCAGGGTGTTCCCCGGAGGCGACGGCCGCCTGGTGCTGACCGATCCCAACGACATGCTGACCACCGGCATCGAGGTCGAGGCCAGGCCGCCGGGCAAGAAGGTCAAGCGGCTGTCGCTGCTGTCGGGCGGGGAGCGGTCGCTCACGGCGGTGGCGTTCCTGATCTCCATCTTCAAGGCGCGGCCGTCGCCGTTTTACGTGATGGACGAGGTCGAGGCCGCGCTCGACGACACGAACACGCAGCGGCTGCTGACCCTGTTCGAGGAGTTGCGGCAGAGCTCGCAGCTGATCGTCATCACCCACAACAAGCGCACGATGGAG